A genome region from Meleagris gallopavo isolate NT-WF06-2002-E0010 breed Aviagen turkey brand Nicholas breeding stock chromosome 7, Turkey_5.1, whole genome shotgun sequence includes the following:
- the LOC104911774 gene encoding low-density lipoprotein receptor-related protein 2-like, translating into MVHLYWTDAGTNRIEVAKLDGRYRKWLIFSLLDQPAAIAVNPKRGLMYWTDWGRQPKIECAWMDGQQRQTLVSEDLGWPTGLSIDYLNNDRIYWSDSKENIIESMRHDGTDRTTVLHGVGSPYSLDVFEGHLYWIAKERGEVWKKDKFGNGEKVKVLTVNPWLTQVRIYHQHRYNQSVPNPCKDVCSHLCLLRPGGYTCACPQGTRFVEGSSTECDAAIESPPTMPPACRCMYGGTCYIDESGLPKCKCSYGYTGDYCEIGLSKGVPPGTTAVAVLLTVILIIIIGVLAVGGFFNYRRTGSILPALPKLPSLSSLVKSAENGNGVTFRSGADVSMDIGGSVFEGDSAIDRAMQMNENFAVESGKQPITFENPMYATRDSGAGGTSEVTVIQPTQVAGSGSVENENFENPVYASTLSARPKEPPPSTDTPQESKWSFFKRKMKQNTNFENPIYAEMEKEQQQDTENIPPSSPSLPPKITLKRDQPLAYTATEDTFKDTANLVKEDSVV; encoded by the exons ATGGT aCATCTTTACTGGACTGATGCAGGGACCAATCGAATAGAGGTGGCAAAATTAGATGGACGGTACAGAAAATGgcttattttttctctactgGATCAACCAGCGGCTATTGCTGTCAATCCAAAACGTGG GCTCATGTACTGGACTGACTGGGGAAGGCAGCCCAAGATTGAATGTGCCTGGATGGATGGACAACAAAGACAAACTTTGGTCTCCGAAGACCTTGGCTGGCCAACAGGTCTTTCTATTGATTATTTGAACAATGATAGGATCTATTGGAGTgattccaaagaaaatattattgaaTCTATGAGACATGATGGGACAGACAGAACCACAGTATTACATGGAG TAGGCAGTCCATACAGCCTTGATGTCTTTGAAGGCCATTTATACTGGATAGCTAAAGAACGAGGAGAAGTctggaaaaaagataaatttggaaatggagaaaaagtaaaagttcTGACTGTAAATCCATGGCTTACTCAAGTGCGCATCTATCACCAGCATAGATACAATCAGTCAG tGCCTAATCCTTGTAAAGATGTCTGCAGCCATCTCTGCTTGTTGAGACCAGGAGGATACACTTGTGCTTGTCCTCAAGGGACTCGGTTTGtagaaggcagcagcacagagtgtGATGCGG CTATTGAATCCCCTCCCACAATGCCACCAGCGTGCAGGTGCATGTATGGAGGAACGTGCTATATAGATGAAAGCGGCCTTCCAAAATGCAA ATGCTCTTATGGCTACACTGGAGATTATTGTGAAATAGGATTGTCAAAGGGAGTCCCTCCTGGAACAA CAGCAGTAGCAGTGCTGTTGACAGTCATACTAATCATAATAATTGGAGTGTTAGCGGTTGGAGGCTTCTTTAACTACAGACGGACAGGTTCCATTTTACCAGCACTTCCCAAACTACCAAG cttaAGCAGTCTTGTAAAATCAGCTGAAAATGGTAATGGGGTAACTTTCCGATCTGGTGCAGACGTAAGCATGGACATAGGAGGTTCTGTTTTTGAAGGAGACTCTGCTATAGACAGAGCAATGCAAATG aaTGAAAACTTTGCAGTAGAGTCAGGGAAACAACCAATAACATTTGAAAATCCAATGTATGCAACCAGAGATAGTGGAGCTGGTGGAACCAGTGAAGTTACAGTCATTCAACCAACACAG gtaGCAGGATCTGGTAgtgtggaaaatgaaaattttgaaaatccTGTGTATGCCTCTACATTATCTGCCAGGCCAAAAGAACCTCCTCCAAGTACAGACACACCTCAG GAATCAAAGTGGAGtttcttcaagagaaaaatgaaacaaaacactaaTTTTGAAAACCCAATATACGCGGAG ATGGAAAAGGAACAGCAACAGGACACAGAAAATatccctccttcctctccttcacTGCCTCCCAAGATTACTCTGAAGAGAGACCAGCCATTAGCTTATACAGCAACAGAGGATACATTTAAAGACACCGCCAATCTTGTTAAGGAGGACTCTGTTGTATAA